One Pseudomonas sp. AN-1 genomic region harbors:
- a CDS encoding AI-2E family transporter, giving the protein MLPSFPSDKALSRGLLDVLIRAGLIAVLVMFCFQIFHPFLNLMLWSLIMAITLYPLHRRLKGRLGNSDGRTATLIVVVAIAILMVPIYLLGSSLADSVENALTMVRSGNVHIRPPAESVAGWPLVGKPLYAFWLQASTDLSGVAQKFTPQIKELVLALLGKLAGLGMGLLVFIVALVIAGIFMAYSESGSRSAVEIATRLSGPEKGPKITELCTATIRAVAQGVVGIAFIQMLLIGVAFVLKGIPGAGLLALAVLLLGIMQLPATLITIPVIAFVFTTEGASTATIVFAIYVFIAGLADNVLKPLMLGRGVDVPMPVVLIGALGGMVTNGVIGLFIGPVVLAVGYQLFWQWVRDQPGADKQS; this is encoded by the coding sequence CTTCCCTTCCGACAAGGCCCTGTCGCGCGGCCTGCTCGATGTCCTGATCCGTGCCGGGCTGATCGCCGTGCTGGTGATGTTCTGCTTCCAGATCTTTCACCCCTTCCTCAACCTGATGCTCTGGTCGCTGATCATGGCGATCACCCTCTATCCGCTGCATCGCCGGCTCAAGGGCAGGCTGGGCAACAGCGACGGCCGCACCGCGACGCTGATCGTAGTGGTCGCCATCGCCATCCTCATGGTGCCGATCTACCTGCTGGGCTCCTCGCTGGCCGACTCGGTGGAAAATGCCCTGACCATGGTCAGGAGCGGCAACGTGCATATCCGCCCCCCTGCCGAGTCGGTCGCCGGCTGGCCGCTGGTGGGCAAGCCGCTGTATGCCTTCTGGCTGCAGGCTTCCACCGATCTGTCCGGCGTGGCGCAGAAGTTCACCCCGCAGATCAAGGAGCTGGTGCTCGCCCTGCTCGGCAAGCTCGCCGGCCTCGGCATGGGCCTGCTGGTGTTCATCGTCGCCCTGGTCATCGCGGGCATCTTCATGGCCTACAGCGAGAGCGGCAGCCGCAGCGCGGTGGAGATCGCCACACGGCTTTCCGGCCCGGAAAAGGGGCCGAAGATCACCGAACTGTGCACCGCCACCATCCGCGCGGTGGCCCAGGGCGTGGTCGGCATCGCCTTCATCCAGATGCTGCTGATCGGCGTCGCCTTCGTGCTCAAGGGCATTCCCGGCGCCGGCCTGCTGGCCCTGGCGGTGCTGCTGCTCGGCATCATGCAGCTGCCGGCCACCCTGATCACCATTCCGGTGATCGCCTTCGTCTTCACCACCGAGGGCGCCAGCACTGCGACCATCGTCTTCGCCATCTACGTGTTCATCGCCGGCCTGGCCGACAACGTGCTCAAGCCGCTGATGCTCGGCCGGGGTGTCGATGTGCCGATGCCGGTGGTGCTGATCGGCGCCCTGGGCGGCATGGTCACCAATGGCGTCATCGGCCTGTTCATCGGTCCGGTGGTCCTGGCAGTCGGCTACCAGCTGTTCTGGCAGTGGGTCAGGGACCAGCCCGGTGCCGACAAGCAGTCCTGA